The Hymenobacter sp. 5317J-9 genome has a window encoding:
- a CDS encoding helix-turn-helix domain-containing protein produces the protein MIYQVTLPHPALQPYVKEYLLCDFDFRGLAEIPTKLLPARAEQSIIFYPGEAFTKVNSALNKRMVMPHTLLQGQPLTVWHHYYPRTFSLVKVIFQPGGLFHLLGGAPMTEFTDAAIDAECVFGKEMSEVIQQLMNTVRYAEMLAVVDAYLRQKFARLRRRREPIDQLGRWLQADGPVASLDYLARQACLSFRQFERKFRERMGVSPKLFMRIARFNRAYALKEQAPARDWLDIALACGYADYQHMVKDFKQFAGVTPTLFVEAEARSPEHILLLR, from the coding sequence ATGATATACCAAGTAACGTTGCCGCACCCCGCCTTGCAGCCCTACGTGAAGGAGTATCTGCTTTGCGACTTTGATTTCCGCGGGCTGGCCGAGATTCCGACCAAGCTGCTGCCGGCGCGGGCCGAACAGAGCATCATTTTCTATCCGGGCGAGGCCTTCACCAAGGTCAATTCGGCCCTCAACAAGCGTATGGTGATGCCCCACACGCTGCTGCAAGGCCAGCCACTCACGGTGTGGCATCACTACTACCCGCGCACGTTCAGCCTGGTGAAGGTCATTTTTCAGCCGGGCGGGCTGTTTCACCTGCTGGGCGGCGCGCCCATGACCGAATTTACCGACGCGGCCATCGACGCGGAATGCGTGTTTGGGAAGGAGATGAGCGAGGTGATTCAGCAGTTGATGAATACGGTCCGCTACGCCGAAATGCTGGCCGTGGTGGACGCTTACCTGAGGCAGAAATTTGCCCGGCTGCGGCGGCGCCGTGAGCCCATCGACCAGCTGGGGCGTTGGCTGCAGGCCGACGGCCCGGTGGCGTCGCTCGACTACCTGGCCCGGCAGGCTTGCCTGAGCTTCCGGCAGTTCGAGCGCAAGTTTCGGGAGCGCATGGGGGTGAGCCCGAAGCTGTTTATGCGCATTGCGCGCTTCAACCGGGCTTATGCCCTGAAGGAGCAGGCGCCGGCCCGCGACTGGCTTGACATTGCGCTGGCCTGTGGCTACGCCGATTACCAGCACATGGTGAAGGATTTTAAGCAGTTTGCGGGCGTCACGCCCACACTCTTTGTGGAGGCCGAAGCGCGCTCGCCCGAGCACATTCTGCTGCTGCGTTAA
- a CDS encoding cupin domain-containing protein, which produces MALLSSDALGAAAAAPKKPFVVRHADARSSEHYHLMGFDLYLKVSGKDSNGQMAMFAGTYRKHDGPPLHVHYEQDEEFYITEGEFLVQVDEEKFTLRAGDLIFLPRNIPHTFLTLSDTGRMVFMTHPSAGTEMLFKQLAALPPTATLDDAQKIHVANGCRIVGPKLTVG; this is translated from the coding sequence ATGGCCCTTCTCTCTTCCGATGCCTTGGGTGCCGCCGCGGCCGCGCCAAAAAAGCCGTTCGTGGTGCGCCACGCCGACGCTCGCTCCAGCGAGCATTACCACCTGATGGGGTTCGACCTGTACCTGAAGGTGTCGGGCAAGGACTCGAACGGGCAAATGGCCATGTTTGCCGGCACTTACCGCAAGCACGACGGCCCGCCGCTGCACGTGCACTACGAGCAGGACGAGGAGTTTTACATCACCGAGGGCGAGTTTCTGGTGCAGGTGGACGAGGAGAAGTTCACGCTGCGGGCCGGCGATTTGATTTTTCTGCCGCGCAACATTCCTCACACCTTTCTCACGCTGAGCGACACCGGCCGCATGGTATTCATGACGCACCCGAGCGCCGGCACCGAAATGCTGTTTAAGCAACTGGCCGCGCTGCCGCCCACCGCCACGCTGGACGATGCCCAGAAAATTCACGTGGCAAACGGCTGCCGCATTGTGGGCCCGAAGCTGACGGTGGGGTAG
- a CDS encoding PKD domain-containing protein, which translates to MPTKAFSPLLFALLCALGPAARAQEDRAFKVYQFPANMIPRIDGKADDWATFPKEYVVGTDQLREDSGRYAKADSTNLDVKVRVAWVEGLNRLYFLYEATDDYWDFSLPGLHNDTFEIVVDGDLSGGPLTAEMHPNQDLPLMERYFAFHGVHAQNYHIFMPAEGKDWALAWGSQPWIKQLPYSNIAYRYDFRPGQRGKLTAEFWITPFDYAGAEGPARAVESVLTAGKKIGLTWAVIDYDDVQDETKKGFWNLSKNHKMYGNSSLGTVFTLLPLAEQYLPKLAAQWSFSVTDMARRQVTFRDESRGPIKRWHWDFGDGTTSTEPSPVHRYQEAGKYIVVLDVEGPAGKARMAKVWDVAVK; encoded by the coding sequence ATGCCCACGAAAGCATTTTCGCCGCTGCTGTTTGCGCTGCTCTGCGCCCTTGGCCCCGCCGCCCGGGCGCAGGAAGACCGGGCCTTCAAGGTCTATCAGTTTCCGGCCAACATGATTCCGCGCATCGACGGCAAGGCCGACGACTGGGCCACGTTTCCGAAAGAGTACGTGGTGGGCACCGACCAGCTGCGCGAAGACTCCGGCCGCTACGCCAAAGCCGATTCCACCAACCTCGACGTGAAGGTGCGCGTGGCCTGGGTGGAGGGCCTCAACCGGCTCTACTTCCTCTACGAAGCCACCGACGATTACTGGGATTTCAGCCTGCCGGGCCTGCACAACGACACCTTCGAAATTGTGGTCGACGGCGACCTCTCCGGCGGCCCGCTCACGGCCGAAATGCACCCCAACCAGGACTTGCCGCTGATGGAGCGATACTTCGCCTTTCACGGCGTGCACGCCCAGAACTACCACATTTTCATGCCCGCCGAGGGCAAGGACTGGGCCCTGGCCTGGGGCAGCCAGCCCTGGATTAAACAGCTGCCCTATTCCAACATCGCCTACCGCTACGACTTCCGGCCCGGCCAGCGCGGCAAGCTCACGGCCGAGTTCTGGATTACGCCCTTCGATTACGCCGGGGCCGAGGGCCCCGCCCGCGCCGTAGAATCGGTGCTGACGGCGGGCAAGAAAATCGGCCTCACCTGGGCCGTCATCGACTACGACGACGTGCAGGACGAAACCAAAAAAGGCTTCTGGAACCTGTCGAAGAACCACAAGATGTACGGCAACTCCAGCCTGGGCACCGTGTTCACGCTGCTGCCGCTGGCCGAGCAGTACCTGCCGAAACTGGCGGCACAGTGGTCCTTCAGCGTCACGGACATGGCCCGCCGCCAGGTCACCTTCCGCGACGAAAGCCGCGGCCCCATCAAGCGCTGGCACTGGGACTTCGGCGACGGAACCACCTCTACGGAGCCAAGCCCCGTGCACCGCTACCAGGAAGCCGGCAAATACATCGTGGTGCTGGACGTGGAAGGCCCGGCCGGGAAGGCCAGAATGGCCAAGGTGTGGGACGTGGCGGTGAAGTGA
- a CDS encoding BLUF domain-containing protein, with protein sequence MIHIVYMSRAVRPLSDQDLQALLDQCRHDNAARHVTGVLFYSHGNIAQLIEGEADVLEPLFDVISRDGRHSNVVKLVDKPITTRSFEDWSMAFHPLEPSGFEALQGFLLPQHVPPPPSTLSIADAMLVDLVRLAVFGADAAPTESEPAHA encoded by the coding sequence ATGATACATATTGTTTACATGAGCCGGGCCGTGCGTCCGCTCTCCGACCAGGACCTGCAGGCGCTGCTCGACCAGTGCCGCCACGACAACGCGGCGCGCCACGTTACGGGCGTGCTCTTCTATAGCCACGGCAACATTGCGCAGCTCATCGAGGGCGAAGCCGACGTGCTGGAGCCGCTGTTCGACGTCATCTCGCGCGACGGCCGCCACTCCAACGTGGTGAAGCTCGTCGACAAGCCCATCACCACGCGCAGCTTCGAGGACTGGTCCATGGCTTTCCATCCGCTCGAGCCCAGCGGCTTTGAGGCGCTGCAGGGCTTTTTGCTGCCCCAGCACGTGCCGCCGCCCCCCAGCACCCTCAGCATTGCCGACGCCATGCTCGTCGATTTGGTGCGCCTGGCCGTGTTTGGCGCCGATGCGGCCCCGACTGAATCGGAGCCGGCGCATGCGTAA
- a CDS encoding PAS domain-containing sensor histidine kinase: MREQQLQDVLRRIPAGVATLQGEALRFGFVNEAMQLVLGGPVQEGQPVAEHPGTIPPDLLEVMQQVFQSGRPYVAKAYCIPLPGADGEKPTPRYFDIALEPVREGDAPVSGLLLFAVDVTAQEESRQRAHQLSIETRRLDTRLRVLTETVPQITFTVDAAGKYEYVSPQWYYFTGQPPTADLNAIWPLLIHPDDRLRVLYQSDSARAAGIGWSYEYRLRRHDGQYRWLLSRALPELHAPDQAVFWHGALTEIHDQRELAEALRRGEAELRFLADSIPELIWTATAEGFIDYYNEYTAEYSGLTKEELGPTGWINLLDPSEQAGAARRWVQSIASGQPYEGLFRMRRHDGRYRWHIIRARQLADERGPRWFGACTDVDDQHRLREVLQTQYDELARTNRDLDTFVYTASHDLKQPVLNLRGLFDELRRTASFDDPQESQIVHMVDEALGQLDTTLQELAATVQDQRGLSAPVETLDLRSVADEVLLGLRAQVQESEAAVELDFSAAPTLIYGRANLRSILHNLFSNALKFADPARPLHLRVRSDLSATGQPLLTVQDNGLGMELPGHPAPIFQPFARQHPHIAGAGVGMYLVQRIVASRGGHLDVTSTVGQGTTFTVYWFEA; the protein is encoded by the coding sequence ATGCGTGAGCAACAGCTGCAAGACGTCCTCCGGCGCATTCCGGCCGGCGTGGCCACGTTGCAGGGCGAAGCCCTGCGCTTCGGCTTCGTGAACGAGGCCATGCAGCTTGTGCTGGGCGGGCCCGTGCAGGAAGGCCAGCCCGTGGCCGAGCACCCCGGCACCATTCCGCCCGATTTGCTGGAGGTGATGCAGCAGGTCTTCCAGTCGGGCCGGCCCTACGTGGCCAAGGCCTACTGCATTCCCCTGCCCGGCGCTGATGGTGAAAAGCCCACGCCGCGCTACTTCGACATTGCCCTGGAGCCCGTGCGTGAAGGCGATGCCCCCGTGAGCGGCCTGCTGCTCTTTGCCGTGGACGTGACCGCGCAAGAAGAGTCCCGGCAGCGCGCCCACCAGCTGTCCATCGAAACCCGCCGCCTCGACACCCGCCTGCGGGTGCTCACCGAAACCGTGCCCCAAATCACGTTCACCGTCGATGCGGCCGGCAAGTACGAGTACGTGAGCCCGCAGTGGTACTACTTCACGGGCCAGCCGCCCACGGCTGACCTGAACGCCATCTGGCCGCTGCTCATTCATCCCGACGACCGCCTGCGCGTGCTTTACCAGTCCGATTCGGCCCGGGCCGCCGGCATTGGCTGGAGCTACGAGTACCGCCTGCGCCGCCACGACGGCCAGTACCGCTGGCTGCTGAGCCGCGCCCTGCCCGAGCTGCACGCCCCCGACCAGGCCGTGTTCTGGCACGGCGCCCTCACCGAAATCCACGACCAGCGCGAGCTGGCCGAAGCCCTGCGCCGCGGCGAGGCCGAGCTGCGCTTCCTGGCCGACAGCATTCCGGAGCTCATCTGGACGGCCACGGCTGAGGGCTTCATCGACTACTACAACGAATACACGGCCGAGTATTCGGGCCTGACCAAGGAGGAGCTGGGCCCCACCGGCTGGATAAACCTGCTCGACCCCAGCGAGCAGGCCGGCGCCGCCCGCCGCTGGGTGCAAAGCATTGCCTCGGGCCAGCCCTACGAGGGCCTGTTTCGGATGCGGCGGCACGACGGGCGCTACCGCTGGCACATCATCCGGGCGCGGCAGCTCGCCGACGAGCGCGGCCCGCGCTGGTTTGGCGCCTGCACCGACGTGGACGACCAGCACCGCCTGCGCGAAGTGCTGCAAACCCAATACGACGAGCTGGCCCGCACCAACCGCGACCTCGACACCTTCGTGTACACGGCCTCGCACGACCTCAAGCAGCCCGTGCTCAACCTGCGCGGCCTGTTTGACGAACTGCGCCGCACCGCATCCTTCGATGACCCGCAGGAAAGCCAAATCGTGCACATGGTCGACGAGGCCCTCGGCCAGCTCGATACCACGTTGCAGGAGCTGGCCGCCACCGTGCAAGACCAGCGCGGCCTCTCGGCGCCCGTCGAAACCCTGGACCTGCGCAGCGTGGCCGACGAGGTGCTGCTGGGCCTGCGCGCCCAGGTGCAGGAGTCCGAGGCCGCGGTGGAGCTGGATTTCTCGGCCGCGCCCACGCTCATCTACGGCCGCGCCAACCTGCGCAGCATCCTGCACAACCTGTTCAGCAACGCCCTCAAGTTTGCCGACCCCGCGCGGCCCCTGCACCTGCGGGTGCGCAGCGACCTGAGCGCCACCGGCCAGCCCCTCCTCACCGTGCAGGACAATGGCTTGGGCATGGAACTGCCGGGCCATCCGGCGCCCATCTTTCAGCCCTTTGCGCGGCAGCACCCGCACATTGCGGGCGCGGGCGTGGGCATGTACCTGGTGCAGCGCATCGTGGCCAGCCGCGGCGGCCACCTCGACGTGACCAGCACCGTGGGCCAGGGCACTACCTTCACGGTGTATTGGTTCGAGGCCTGA
- a CDS encoding type 1 glutamine amidotransferase domain-containing protein — translation MSLFSSDKLKGKKIAIIATDGFEQAELDEPKKYLEGEGAETHVISLKSGSIKGWDGPKKDWGSKVDVDKVITDARPADYDALVLPGGQMNPDILRVNKDVVAFVKEFAGSGKVLAAICHGPWLLVEADVVRGKRVTSWPSVHTDLKNAGALWEDSEVVTDHGLITSRKPEDIPAFNKKIVEEMLEPQHGGHN, via the coding sequence ATGAGCCTTTTCAGCAGCGACAAACTCAAGGGCAAGAAAATTGCCATCATTGCCACCGACGGCTTCGAGCAGGCCGAACTCGACGAACCCAAGAAATACCTCGAAGGCGAGGGCGCCGAAACCCACGTCATCTCCCTCAAAAGCGGCTCCATCAAGGGCTGGGATGGCCCCAAGAAAGACTGGGGCAGCAAAGTCGATGTCGACAAAGTCATCACCGACGCCCGCCCCGCCGACTACGACGCCCTGGTGCTGCCCGGCGGCCAGATGAACCCCGACATCCTGCGCGTCAACAAAGACGTGGTGGCCTTCGTGAAGGAATTTGCCGGCTCGGGCAAGGTGCTGGCCGCTATCTGCCACGGCCCCTGGCTGCTGGTGGAGGCCGACGTGGTGCGCGGCAAGCGCGTGACGAGCTGGCCCAGCGTGCACACTGACCTTAAGAACGCCGGCGCCCTGTGGGAAGACTCCGAAGTGGTAACCGACCACGGCCTCATCACCAGCCGCAAGCCCGAAGACATCCCCGCCTTCAACAAGAAAATTGTGGAAGAAATGCTGGAACCCCAGCACGGTGGCCACAATTAA
- a CDS encoding alpha/beta hydrolase: protein MRLFVLALAAFCILFRVDSLAKPLDRVEAVAVTSPAGGVRLNGLLRLPSGPGPFPAAVLLPERGADAAGPHSPNSEMMNGLADYLVSQGVAVLRLKERGHGGSGGSATATTLAERSTDAIAALNFLRTRPQIDVTRLGLIGHGEGANVALLAGAQPLAPTFVVAVAAAGVPGRELLAAQPVMYGKVLGNDTTDLARLHQYERAMRAAEQEAAKLRAHGSNAAQVQTYLDQQRLRQKAAMRRDEESLVKHQRAMLEIVRQTPDNSQAQAILSNMLRQRYPGIAPADVQTTVQTLTTPAYRSFLSFDPQPALPEVKCPVLLLHGEADREVNATLNLTALRKGLRTNTKVAELRYPNLNHTLQFASDSPADAAAAAFNPDTPADIYKWIVSQK from the coding sequence ATGCGCCTATTCGTACTTGCCCTCGCCGCCTTCTGCATCCTGTTCCGTGTCGACTCACTGGCCAAGCCTCTTGACCGCGTAGAGGCCGTGGCCGTGACCAGCCCGGCTGGTGGCGTGCGCCTCAACGGCCTGCTGCGCCTGCCCTCAGGCCCCGGCCCGTTTCCGGCCGCGGTGCTGCTGCCCGAGCGCGGCGCCGACGCCGCCGGCCCCCACTCGCCCAACAGCGAAATGATGAACGGCCTGGCCGACTACCTGGTGAGCCAGGGCGTGGCCGTGCTGCGCCTAAAGGAGCGCGGCCACGGTGGTTCGGGCGGTTCGGCCACTGCCACCACCCTGGCCGAGCGCTCGACCGACGCCATTGCGGCCCTGAACTTCCTGCGCACCCGCCCTCAGATTGACGTGACGCGCCTTGGCCTCATTGGCCACGGTGAGGGCGCCAACGTGGCGCTGCTGGCCGGCGCCCAGCCGCTGGCCCCCACGTTTGTGGTGGCCGTGGCTGCCGCCGGCGTGCCCGGCCGCGAGCTGCTGGCTGCCCAGCCGGTGATGTACGGCAAGGTGCTGGGCAATGACACCACCGACCTGGCCCGCCTGCACCAGTACGAGCGCGCCATGCGCGCCGCCGAGCAGGAAGCCGCCAAGCTGCGCGCGCACGGCTCCAACGCCGCCCAGGTGCAAACCTACCTCGACCAGCAGCGCCTGCGCCAGAAAGCGGCCATGCGCCGCGACGAGGAAAGCCTCGTCAAGCACCAGCGGGCCATGCTGGAAATAGTGCGCCAAACCCCCGACAACAGCCAGGCCCAGGCCATTCTCAGCAACATGCTGCGCCAGCGCTACCCCGGCATTGCCCCGGCCGACGTGCAAACCACCGTGCAAACCCTCACCACGCCCGCCTACCGCAGCTTCCTGAGCTTCGACCCGCAGCCTGCGCTGCCAGAGGTGAAGTGCCCCGTGCTGCTGCTACACGGCGAAGCCGACCGCGAAGTAAACGCTACCCTCAACCTGACGGCCCTGCGCAAAGGCCTGCGCACCAACACCAAGGTGGCTGAGCTACGCTACCCCAACCTCAACCACACCCTGCAGTTTGCCAGCGACTCGCCGGCCGATGCCGCCGCTGCGGCCTTCAACCCCGACACGCCGGCCGACATCTACAAGTGGATTGTGAGCCAGAAATAG